One Mercurialis annua linkage group LG3, ddMerAnnu1.2, whole genome shotgun sequence DNA window includes the following coding sequences:
- the LOC126673048 gene encoding pentatricopeptide repeat-containing protein At3g04760, chloroplastic, whose product MTLFSSEFLPHTVPTTTQKPKPASNSFHSTVISCIKPKLNDTNPRNQQKLNLSSETKQPHVLSFNCKEAHLMKLLNRSYKSGKYNESLYFLECMVDQGYTPDVILCTKLIKGFFGSRNIDKAVKVMDILEKFGKPDVFAYNALISGFIKVNQFDNANRVLDRMKSRGFMPDVVTYNIMIGSFCSRGKLDLALSVFEELLKDNCKPTVITYTILIEAAILNGGIDEGMRLLDEMLAKGLEPDTLTYNAIVRGLCKEGMVDKAFDLLRKLSSGGRSNPDIITYNTLLRTFLSLGKWNEGESLMSEMIARGYKPNVVTHSILIAVLSRDGRVDEAVNLLRSMKEKGLKADAYCYDPLIAAFCREGKLDLATEFLDIMLSDGCLPDIVNYNTIMAGLCRAGKADHALEVFEKLDEVGCPPNVSSYNTLFSALWNSGDRYRALEMILKMLDHRIDPDEITYNSLISCLCRDGMVDEAIELLVDMLSSRFQPNVVTYNIILLGLGKVNRVNDAIEVLAAMNEKGCRPNETSYILLIEGIGFSGLRAEAMELANSLRSMNAISEDSFKRISKAFPLVDIHKDLMYSYAKD is encoded by the coding sequence ATGACACTGTTTTCCTCTGAGTTTCTCCCACACACAGTCCCCACCACCACACAAAAACCAAAACCAGCTTCAAATTCATTTCACAGCACTGTAATCAGCTGCATAAAACCTAAACTTAATGACACTAATCCAAGAAACCAACAAAAACTGAATCTTTCATCCGAAACAAAACAACCCCATGTCTTATCTTTTAATTGCAAAGAGGCCCATCTCATGAAATTACTTAACAGATCCTATAAATCAGGAAAATATAATGAATCACTCTACTTTCTTGAATGCATGGTTGACCAGGGTTACACCCCTGATGTAATTCTGTGTACTAAGCTTATTAAAGGCTTTTTTGGTTCAAGAAATATAGATAAGGCTGTAAAAGTTATGGATATTCTTGAGAAGTTTGGTAAGCCTGATGTTTTTGCTTATAATGCATTGATTAGTGGGTTTATTAAGGTGAATCAGTTTGATAATGCTAATAGAGTTCTTGACAGGATGAAAAGTAGAGGCTTTATGCCTGATGTTGTTacttataatattatgattGGGAGCTTTTGTAGTAGGGGTAAGCTTGATTTGGCTTTGAGTGTTTTTGAGGAGTTGTTGAAGGATAATTGTAAGCCTACTGTGATTACGTATACGATTTTGATCGAGGCTGCGATTCTTAATGGCGGAATTGATGAAGGTATGAGGCTTTTGGATGAGATGTTAGCGAAAGGGCTCGAACCGGATACTCTTACTTATAATGCTATTGTTAGGGGGTTGTGTAAAGAGGGGATGGTGGATAAGGCTTTTGATCTTCTTAGGAAGTTGAGTTCAGGGGGTCGTAGTAATCCGGATATAATTACGTATAATACACTGTTACGCACGTTTTTGAGTCTCGGGAAATGGAACGAAGGGGAGAGTTTAATGAGTGAGATGATTGCTAGAGGGTATAAGCCTAATGTTGTTACTCATAGTATTTTGATCGCGGTATTAAGCCGTGATGGGAGAGTTGATGAAGCTGTGAACTTGTTGAGGTCTATGAAAGAAAAGGGTTTAAAAGCCGATGCATACTGTTACGACCCGTTGATTGCTGCTTTCTGCAGAGAGGGGAAACTAGATTTAGCAACTGAATTCTTGGATATTATGTTATCTGATGGTTGCTTGCCTGATATTGTGAACTACAATACAATAATGGCTGGTTTATGCAGGGCAGGAAAAGCCGATCATGCTTTGGAAGTCTTCGAAAAACTCGATGAAGTCGGCTGTCCTCCGAATGTTAGTTCATACAATACATTGTTCAGTGCATTATGGAATTCCGGGGATAGATATAGAGCCCTGGAAATGATTTTGAAGATGCTTGATCACCGAATTGACCCCGACGAAATAACGTATAATTCACTTATTTCGTGTTTATGCAGAGATGGAATGGTGGATGAAGCTATTGAGCTGTTGGTAGACATGCTGAGCAGTCGGTTTCAGCCTAATGTTGTTACGTATAACATTATTCTACTTGGTTTAGGTAAAGTTAATAGAGTTAATGATGCCATCGAAGTGCTGGCAGCAATGAATGAAAAAGGGTGCCGGCCAAATGAAACTAGTTACATCTTGTTGATTGAAGGTATTGGTTTTTCGGGATTACGAGCAGAGGCTATGGAGTTGGCAAATTCTCTTCGTAGCATGAATGCTATTTCTGAAGATTCATTTAAACGTATAAGTAAAGCATTTCCTTTGGTTGATATTCACAAAGATCTTATGTATTCATATGCTAAAGACTAG